One Qipengyuania aurantiaca genomic region harbors:
- the purB gene encoding adenylosuccinate lyase: MVPRYARPAMTAIWEPEAKYRIWFEIEAYATEKLGELGVVPKSAAKALWDWWATEPKIDVEAIDAIEAVTKHDVIAFLTWVAENVGEEARFMHQGMTSSDVLDTTLAVQLARSTDLLLEDLDQLLAAIKRRAEEHKYTPTIGRSHGIHAEPVTFGLKLAQAYAEFDRCKTRLLAAREEIATCAISGAVGTFANIDPSVEEYVAEKLGLKPEPVSTQVIPRDRHAMYFATLAVIAGSIERLAVEVRHLQRTEVLEAEEFFSKGQKGSSAMPHKRNPILTENLTGQARMIRAYALPALENVALWHERDISHSSVERFIGPDATITLDFALARLTGVVDKLLVYPERMQANMDRMGGLIHSQRVLLALTQNGVSREDAYRLVQRNAMKVWESDGRLMLLDLLKQDEEVTAALTEEQLEERFDLDYHFKQVDVIFDRVFG, from the coding sequence ATGGTCCCCCGCTACGCCCGCCCCGCCATGACCGCCATCTGGGAGCCGGAGGCGAAATACCGCATCTGGTTCGAGATCGAAGCATACGCGACCGAAAAGCTGGGCGAGTTGGGCGTGGTCCCCAAGAGCGCGGCCAAGGCGCTGTGGGACTGGTGGGCGACCGAGCCCAAGATCGACGTCGAAGCCATCGACGCCATCGAGGCTGTGACCAAGCATGACGTGATCGCCTTCCTCACCTGGGTGGCCGAAAATGTCGGCGAGGAAGCGCGCTTCATGCACCAGGGCATGACCAGTTCCGACGTGCTGGACACCACGCTGGCGGTGCAGCTGGCGCGCTCGACCGACCTTCTGCTCGAAGACCTCGACCAGCTGCTCGCCGCGATCAAGCGCCGCGCCGAGGAGCACAAGTACACGCCGACGATCGGCCGCAGCCACGGGATCCACGCCGAGCCGGTCACCTTCGGCCTGAAGCTCGCGCAGGCCTATGCCGAATTCGACCGCTGCAAGACGCGCCTCCTGGCCGCGCGCGAGGAAATCGCGACCTGCGCGATCTCGGGTGCCGTCGGCACCTTCGCCAATATCGATCCGAGCGTCGAGGAATATGTCGCCGAAAAGCTGGGCCTGAAGCCCGAGCCGGTGTCGACGCAGGTCATCCCGCGCGACCGCCACGCGATGTACTTCGCGACCCTCGCGGTGATCGCCGGTTCGATTGAGCGCCTCGCCGTCGAAGTCCGCCACCTTCAGCGCACCGAAGTGCTGGAAGCTGAAGAGTTCTTCTCCAAGGGCCAGAAGGGCTCCTCGGCCATGCCGCACAAGCGCAACCCGATCCTGACCGAGAACCTCACCGGGCAGGCACGCATGATCCGCGCCTATGCCCTCCCCGCGCTTGAGAACGTGGCGCTTTGGCACGAACGCGATATCTCGCATTCCTCGGTCGAACGCTTCATCGGCCCGGATGCGACCATCACGCTCGACTTCGCGCTGGCCCGCCTCACGGGCGTGGTCGACAAGCTGCTGGTTTATCCGGAGCGTATGCAGGCCAATATGGATCGCATGGGCGGCCTCATCCATTCGCAGCGCGTGTTGCTCGCCCTTACACAGAACGGTGTGAGCCGTGAGGACGCCTATCGCCTCGTCCAGCGCAACGCGATGAAGGTGTGGGAATCGGACGGCAGGCTGATGCTGCTCGACCTGCTCAAGCAGGACGAGGAAGTGACCGCGGCTCTGACCGAGGAACAGCTCGAGGAGCGGTTCGACCTCGACTATCACTTCAAGCAGGTCGACGTGATCTTCGACCGCGTCTTCGGCTAA
- a CDS encoding DUF1049 domain-containing protein, with protein sequence MRTILWVLLLVGVIAFSFGNWDRQIDVRIWPGIVWDTRVPALVIVSFLLGLIPMWLYHRGAMWRQSRRITALETATQKMAAPKLDNPAPTRPEPAPSTRPAEPSNPVDPEPTTKP encoded by the coding sequence GTGCGAACGATACTCTGGGTGCTGCTGCTGGTGGGCGTGATCGCCTTTTCCTTCGGCAATTGGGACCGCCAGATCGATGTCCGCATCTGGCCCGGCATTGTCTGGGACACGCGCGTTCCCGCGCTGGTGATCGTCTCCTTCCTCCTCGGGCTCATACCGATGTGGCTTTATCATCGCGGCGCAATGTGGCGGCAGTCGCGGCGCATCACTGCGCTCGAGACCGCGACGCAGAAGATGGCCGCGCCCAAGCTGGACAATCCTGCGCCCACCCGTCCCGAACCCGCGCCGTCCACCCGGCCTGCCGAGCCTTCCAATCCCGTCGATCCGGAGCCGACGACAAAGCCATGA
- the pyrF gene encoding orotidine-5'-phosphate decarboxylase, protein MSNPIYLALDVPRLRDAVALAEKVKAHVGGVKLGLEFFNAHGAHGVHMLSQIGLPIFLDLKLHDIPNTVAGAMQAIHVLEPAIVTIHACGGIAMMEDAKAAAGEKTKVVGVTMLTSLDEQDLGRMGFPGTPHDYVMRLTEAAHKAGLDGVVCSGQEIKAVHDQWKDGFFVVPGLRPEGGDIGDQKRVVTPRQARDDGASVLVIGRPISRAEDPEAAARAIEATL, encoded by the coding sequence ATGAGCAACCCGATCTACCTCGCTCTCGACGTTCCGCGCCTGCGCGATGCGGTGGCGCTGGCCGAAAAGGTCAAGGCGCATGTCGGCGGCGTGAAGCTGGGGCTGGAATTTTTCAACGCCCACGGCGCGCATGGCGTGCATATGCTCTCGCAGATCGGTCTGCCGATCTTCCTCGACCTGAAGCTGCACGACATCCCGAACACCGTCGCCGGGGCGATGCAGGCAATCCATGTTCTGGAGCCGGCCATCGTGACAATCCACGCATGCGGCGGAATTGCGATGATGGAAGACGCGAAAGCGGCGGCGGGCGAGAAAACCAAGGTCGTGGGCGTCACCATGCTTACCAGTCTGGATGAGCAGGATCTTGGACGGATGGGCTTTCCCGGAACGCCGCACGATTACGTGATGCGCCTCACGGAAGCGGCGCACAAAGCGGGCTTGGACGGGGTCGTCTGCTCCGGACAGGAGATCAAGGCGGTCCATGACCAGTGGAAGGACGGCTTCTTCGTCGTCCCCGGACTGCGCCCCGAAGGCGGGGACATTGGCGACCAGAAACGCGTCGTCACACCCCGCCAGGCGCGCGATGACGGGGCCAGCGTGCTCGTAATCGGCCGCCCGATCAGCCGCGCCGAAGACCCCGAAGCCGCCGCCCGCGCGATCGAGGCGACGCTGTAG
- a CDS encoding phosphoribosylanthranilate isomerase, protein MKTAIKICGISTLEALDAAIEARADFIGLVFFPPSPRHVDGHAASALAMRAADRIGRVGLFVDADDALIAEGIKAGRLEALQLHGEETPARVAQVKERFQLPVWKAVSVATSEDVTRAESYRDAADLILFDAKTPKDAALPGGMGLSFDWSLLDGWKGRPGWGLAGGLRVDNVAEAIVRTAAPLVDTSSGVESAPGVKDAGLISQFCRVARAA, encoded by the coding sequence TTGAAGACCGCCATAAAAATCTGCGGTATCTCGACCCTCGAGGCGCTCGACGCCGCTATCGAGGCGCGGGCCGATTTCATCGGGCTGGTATTCTTTCCGCCCTCCCCCCGTCATGTCGATGGCCACGCGGCCAGCGCGCTCGCCATGCGGGCGGCTGATCGCATTGGGCGGGTTGGTCTGTTCGTCGATGCCGATGACGCGCTTATTGCCGAGGGCATCAAGGCCGGTCGGCTCGAGGCTCTGCAACTGCATGGCGAGGAAACGCCTGCGAGGGTCGCGCAGGTGAAAGAGCGCTTCCAGCTGCCCGTCTGGAAAGCGGTCTCGGTGGCCACGTCCGAGGATGTCACTCGCGCCGAAAGCTATCGCGACGCCGCCGACCTCATCCTGTTCGATGCCAAGACCCCGAAAGACGCGGCGCTGCCGGGTGGCATGGGCCTCAGCTTCGACTGGTCGCTCCTGGATGGGTGGAAAGGCCGCCCCGGATGGGGTCTGGCCGGAGGGCTGAGAGTGGATAATGTCGCCGAAGCTATCGTCCGCACCGCTGCCCCGCTCGTCGATACGTCATCGGGCGTGGAAAGCGCGCCGGGCGTCAAGGATGCAGGGCTCATCTCGCAGTTTTGCCGCGTTGCGCGCGCAGCCTGA
- a CDS encoding outer membrane beta-barrel protein translates to MRKFAAVAALAVATIATPAAAQGEVRAEARGGIVWAEGDSEGTLGAALGYDFDLGETAFAGVEVSGDKILAEGADMVFGTTARLGVKTGDAGKLYGALGYTFENDAFYDSVVLGAGYEHKLSDSIYVGGNYRHFFSDFIDYDAAYLSVGATF, encoded by the coding sequence ATGCGTAAATTCGCAGCAGTCGCCGCTCTCGCGGTTGCCACCATCGCCACCCCCGCCGCCGCCCAGGGCGAAGTCCGTGCGGAAGCTCGTGGCGGTATCGTCTGGGCCGAAGGCGACAGCGAAGGCACCCTCGGTGCGGCACTCGGTTATGACTTCGATCTCGGCGAAACCGCTTTCGCTGGCGTGGAAGTTTCGGGCGACAAGATCCTCGCCGAAGGCGCCGATATGGTGTTCGGAACCACCGCACGTCTCGGCGTGAAGACCGGCGACGCGGGCAAGCTGTACGGCGCGCTCGGTTACACCTTCGAAAACGACGCCTTCTACGACTCGGTCGTTCTCGGCGCCGGCTACGAGCACAAGCTGAGCGACAGCATCTATGTCGGCGGCAACTACCGTCACTTCTTCAGCGACTTCATCGACTACGACGCGGCCTACCTGTCGGTCGGCGCGACCTTCTAA
- the rpsD gene encoding 30S ribosomal protein S4 has product MSKRKSAKYKLDRRMGENIWGRPNSPVNKRSYGPGQHGQRRKGKMSDFGLQLRAKQKLKGYYGDVTEKQFKRTYQEASRMKGDTGQNLIGLLEQRLDMVVYRAKFAPTIFAARQLVSHGHIFLNGVKTNIASARVRVGDVVSLGSKAKEMALVIEAQSLPEREIPDYVAPDGNDKVTYTRVPKLDEVPYPVTMEPNLVVEFYSR; this is encoded by the coding sequence ATGTCGAAGCGCAAGAGCGCCAAGTACAAACTCGACCGCCGGATGGGTGAAAACATCTGGGGTCGTCCTAATTCCCCGGTCAACAAGCGTTCCTACGGTCCCGGCCAGCACGGCCAGCGCCGCAAGGGCAAGATGAGCGACTTCGGCCTGCAGCTCCGTGCCAAGCAGAAGCTCAAGGGCTACTACGGCGACGTTACCGAGAAGCAGTTCAAGCGCACCTACCAGGAAGCGTCGCGCATGAAGGGCGACACAGGTCAGAACCTGATCGGCCTGCTCGAACAGCGCCTCGACATGGTCGTCTACCGCGCCAAGTTCGCGCCGACCATCTTCGCTGCCCGCCAGCTGGTTAGCCACGGCCACATCTTCCTCAACGGTGTGAAGACCAACATCGCCTCGGCCCGCGTGCGCGTCGGCGACGTCGTGAGCCTCGGCAGCAAGGCCAAGGAAATGGCGCTGGTCATCGAAGCCCAGAGCCTGCCCGAGCGTGAAATTCCCGACTACGTCGCTCCCGACGGCAACGACAAGGTGACCTACACCCGCGTGCCGAAGCTCGACGAAGTGCCCTACCCGGTCACGATGGAACCGAACCTCGTCGTCGAGTTCTACTCGCGCTAA
- a CDS encoding M50 family metallopeptidase, giving the protein MTYRPPSYSSTAGKQEITLLVLLGVISIILWHSPYGGYLLYPFSILATWFHEMGHGVAAMGFGHDFERLVIFPDGSGYALHLATGEPSRLAQASIAAAGLLGPTAAGTALILASRTHRATKAALILLGAALLGSTLIWVRSITGWAILPAMGALCLALAFYGREQHRRFAVQFLGVQGCISIYRDFGYLFSQGGYMEGRAQASDTQHIAEALFLPYWFWGGLITAIICAMIFFALRRAHRR; this is encoded by the coding sequence GTGACCTATCGCCCTCCTTCTTATTCCAGCACTGCGGGCAAGCAGGAGATCACCCTGCTGGTGCTGCTGGGCGTAATCTCGATCATCCTCTGGCATTCGCCCTATGGCGGCTATCTGCTCTATCCTTTCAGCATCCTTGCGACCTGGTTCCACGAGATGGGCCACGGCGTGGCCGCGATGGGCTTCGGCCATGATTTCGAGCGGCTCGTCATCTTCCCCGACGGCTCCGGCTACGCGCTGCACCTTGCCACGGGAGAGCCCTCGCGCCTCGCGCAGGCCTCCATCGCGGCGGCCGGCCTTTTGGGACCGACAGCCGCCGGCACCGCGCTTATCCTCGCCTCGCGGACCCACCGCGCCACCAAGGCTGCGCTCATCCTGCTCGGCGCTGCGCTGCTCGGTTCGACGCTGATCTGGGTGAGATCGATAACAGGATGGGCCATCCTGCCCGCCATGGGCGCACTCTGCCTCGCGCTCGCCTTCTATGGCCGCGAGCAGCACCGCCGCTTCGCCGTCCAGTTCCTCGGCGTGCAGGGCTGCATCTCGATCTACCGCGACTTCGGCTATCTGTTCAGCCAAGGCGGCTACATGGAGGGACGGGCACAAGCGTCGGACACGCAGCACATCGCCGAGGCGCTATTCCTGCCGTACTGGTTCTGGGGCGGCCTGATCACGGCTATCATTTGCGCCATGATCTTCTTCGCCCTGAGACGCGCGCACCGCCGCTAG
- a CDS encoding SDR family NAD(P)-dependent oxidoreductase: MEWARAAVIGASGGIGGALADRLEAQGTKVFRLARSFAGEAHIDLTDEATIAEGAERLKAKGPLDLVLVATGYLHQDGEGPEKDWRHLDADELARNFAINATGPALVAKHFLPLLSEKTRPGFAAFSARVGSISDNRLGGWYSYRASKAALNQLIRTFSVELARKRPEAFCVTLHPGTVDTALSEPFQRNVPEGKLFTPDYSAERLLEVLASLGPKQSGRCFAWDGKEIAP; the protein is encoded by the coding sequence ATGGAATGGGCCCGCGCAGCGGTGATCGGCGCCTCGGGCGGGATCGGCGGAGCGCTGGCGGACCGGCTCGAAGCGCAAGGGACCAAGGTTTTCCGACTTGCGCGCAGCTTTGCGGGCGAGGCGCATATCGACCTCACCGACGAAGCCACGATTGCCGAGGGAGCCGAGAGGTTGAAGGCCAAGGGGCCGCTCGATCTGGTTCTCGTCGCAACCGGCTATCTGCACCAAGATGGGGAAGGGCCGGAGAAAGACTGGCGGCATTTGGACGCCGATGAACTGGCGCGCAACTTTGCGATCAACGCGACCGGTCCCGCGCTTGTCGCCAAACATTTCCTCCCGCTGCTGTCCGAAAAGACCCGCCCTGGTTTCGCCGCCTTTTCCGCGCGGGTGGGAAGCATCTCGGACAACCGGCTCGGCGGGTGGTATTCCTACCGCGCGAGCAAGGCGGCTCTGAACCAGCTGATCCGCACCTTCTCGGTCGAACTGGCGCGCAAGCGGCCCGAGGCTTTCTGCGTGACGCTCCACCCCGGCACGGTGGACACGGCGCTGAGCGAACCCTTCCAGCGCAATGTGCCTGAGGGGAAACTCTTCACACCCGACTACTCCGCCGAGCGCCTGCTCGAAGTGCTGGCCTCGCTGGGGCCGAAGCAAAGCGGGCGCTGTTTCGCGTGGGACGGGAAGGAGATCGCACCGTGA
- the tgt gene encoding tRNA guanosine(34) transglycosylase Tgt, whose protein sequence is MSTRFAFDIHARDGKARTGTIRMLRGDIRTPAFMPVGTAATVKAMKPETVRKTGADIILGNTYHLMLRPGAERVAKLGGLHPFMNWKRPILTDSGGYQVMSLSDLRKLTEKGVEFRSHIDGSKHMLTPERSMEIQRLLGSDIVMAFDECPRADRPRDEIAASMEMSMRWAKRSRDGFDADGVHAERSALFGIQQGALDEELRKVSAEKLTEIGFDGYAIGGLAVGEGQEAMFATLDFAPGQLPEDRPRYLMGVGKPDDLVGAVERGVDMFDCVLPSRSGRNGQAFTWNGPLNLRNARFAEDQAPLDERCKCDTCGTYSRAYLHHLVKSQEILGAMLMTEHNIAFYQQLMQAMRDAIGEGRFAAFAADFRRDYLGSRD, encoded by the coding sequence ATGAGCACCCGTTTCGCCTTCGATATCCATGCCCGCGACGGCAAGGCGCGTACCGGCACCATCCGCATGCTGCGCGGCGATATTCGCACCCCGGCCTTCATGCCAGTAGGCACGGCGGCCACGGTCAAGGCGATGAAGCCCGAAACCGTGCGCAAGACCGGCGCCGACATCATTCTCGGCAACACCTACCACCTCATGCTGCGCCCCGGCGCGGAGCGGGTGGCCAAGCTGGGCGGGCTGCACCCGTTCATGAACTGGAAGCGCCCGATCCTGACCGACAGCGGCGGCTACCAGGTCATGAGCCTGTCAGACCTGCGCAAGCTCACCGAAAAGGGAGTCGAGTTCCGCAGCCATATCGACGGCTCGAAGCATATGCTCACGCCAGAACGCAGCATGGAAATCCAGCGCCTGCTCGGCAGCGATATCGTGATGGCCTTCGACGAATGTCCGCGTGCCGATCGGCCACGCGACGAGATTGCCGCCAGCATGGAAATGTCGATGCGCTGGGCCAAGCGCAGCCGCGACGGTTTCGATGCGGATGGGGTGCATGCGGAACGTTCGGCGCTGTTCGGCATCCAGCAGGGCGCGCTCGACGAGGAACTGCGCAAGGTCAGCGCAGAGAAGCTGACCGAAATCGGCTTCGACGGCTACGCCATCGGCGGCCTTGCGGTGGGTGAGGGGCAGGAAGCGATGTTCGCCACGCTCGACTTTGCGCCCGGCCAGCTGCCCGAGGATCGCCCGCGCTATTTGATGGGTGTGGGCAAGCCCGACGATCTGGTCGGCGCGGTCGAGCGCGGCGTCGATATGTTCGATTGCGTGCTGCCCAGCCGCTCGGGACGCAACGGGCAGGCCTTCACCTGGAATGGCCCGCTCAATCTTCGCAACGCGCGGTTTGCAGAGGACCAGGCGCCGCTCGACGAACGGTGCAAGTGCGATACTTGCGGGACCTACAGCCGCGCCTATCTCCATCATCTCGTGAAGTCGCAGGAGATCCTCGGCGCCATGCTGATGACTGAGCACAACATCGCCTTCTACCAGCAGCTGATGCAGGCCATGCGCGATGCCATCGGGGAAGGGCGCTTTGCGGCGTTTGCAGCCGATTTCCGGCGCGACTACCTCGGATCGCGCGACTGA
- a CDS encoding DUF481 domain-containing protein → MSILRRSLLTAVLLATAAPAAAELPEGVRAMIDAAIATGDAKKVETVLELARATNPGEAVVLDAIEAQWKADQAVKLAGAKAAKEETIRTAGMLELWTGEGEIGAFQSTGNTDSLGIAASVKAKREGLRWSHRLLGRVDYQRQDGQTKREQLLAAYEPRWQFSEDLFVYGLAQIERDRLQGVTRRYAASGGLGYKVFDREGLNLSVKAGPAWRVTDYTDGTSASRIAGLFGADFDWEIVKGLTFTQDANALAEGGGEVQVLVDGSNTSINLVSGLDFRISEKLRSRLSYAVDYDSNPPEGAVSTDTLTRFTIIYGF, encoded by the coding sequence ATGTCCATCCTGCGCCGCTCCCTGCTCACCGCCGTCCTCCTCGCCACCGCTGCCCCGGCCGCTGCCGAGCTGCCCGAAGGCGTGCGCGCGATGATCGATGCGGCCATCGCCACGGGCGATGCAAAGAAGGTCGAGACGGTGCTTGAACTGGCTCGCGCGACCAACCCTGGCGAAGCGGTCGTGCTCGACGCCATCGAGGCGCAATGGAAGGCCGACCAGGCTGTGAAACTCGCCGGGGCCAAGGCCGCGAAGGAAGAAACCATCCGCACCGCTGGAATGCTCGAGTTATGGACCGGCGAGGGCGAGATCGGCGCGTTCCAGTCGACCGGCAACACCGACAGCCTTGGAATCGCCGCGTCGGTAAAGGCCAAGCGCGAGGGGCTGCGCTGGAGCCACCGCCTCTTGGGCCGCGTCGATTACCAGCGGCAGGACGGCCAGACCAAGCGCGAACAACTCCTCGCCGCCTACGAACCGCGCTGGCAGTTCAGCGAGGATCTGTTCGTCTACGGCCTCGCCCAGATCGAGCGGGACCGGCTGCAAGGCGTCACCCGCCGCTACGCCGCCAGCGGCGGGCTGGGCTACAAGGTCTTCGACCGTGAGGGTCTGAACCTGTCGGTCAAGGCAGGCCCCGCCTGGCGCGTCACCGACTACACCGACGGCACCAGCGCCAGCCGCATCGCCGGCCTGTTCGGCGCCGATTTTGACTGGGAGATCGTCAAGGGCCTCACCTTCACGCAAGATGCCAACGCGCTGGCAGAGGGCGGGGGCGAGGTGCAGGTACTGGTCGATGGCAGCAACACCTCGATCAACCTCGTCAGCGGCCTCGACTTCCGCATCTCGGAAAAGCTGCGCTCGCGACTCTCTTATGCCGTCGACTACGACAGCAATCCTCCCGAAGGCGCAGTGTCGACCGACACGCTGACGCGCTTCACCATCATCTACGGTTTCTAG
- a CDS encoding outer membrane protein, with product MNKKAILLAATTAGAAFALPTAAQAQDVLPGEGFVGVQAGVHDLDVGDIEDDFAIDLNSGSTIAGVFAGYDMPLGPGAFVGAEANYTFGFGAIDNEYGIAGRLGTRLPGGAKLYARGGYQQVDFDLSEIFDIDDESFFDGVDDSDGDYILGLGADFPLGGSLVRVNLDTVGFDTVRATAGVGFKF from the coding sequence ATGAACAAGAAAGCAATCCTGCTCGCCGCGACGACCGCTGGCGCAGCCTTCGCTCTTCCCACCGCCGCGCAAGCGCAGGACGTCCTTCCGGGTGAAGGTTTCGTCGGCGTGCAGGCCGGTGTCCACGATCTCGATGTCGGCGATATCGAAGACGACTTCGCCATCGACCTCAACAGCGGCAGCACCATCGCCGGTGTCTTTGCCGGTTACGACATGCCGCTCGGCCCGGGTGCCTTTGTCGGCGCCGAGGCAAACTACACCTTCGGTTTCGGCGCGATCGACAACGAATACGGTATTGCCGGCCGCCTCGGCACGCGCCTTCCCGGCGGTGCCAAGCTTTATGCGCGCGGCGGTTACCAGCAGGTCGATTTCGACCTGTCGGAAATCTTCGACATCGATGACGAGAGCTTTTTCGATGGCGTCGACGATAGCGACGGCGACTACATCCTCGGCCTCGGTGCAGATTTCCCGCTCGGCGGCTCGCTGGTGCGCGTCAACCTTGATACGGTCGGCTTCGACACCGTCCGCGCGACGGCAGGTGTCGGTTTCAAGTTCTGA
- a CDS encoding ABC transporter permease, which produces MIGWRSTWSIYTRELMRFLRTAFQSVLAPVLTTSLYFIVFGAAIGGRMPDLGGVDYGAFIIPGLLMLTLLGETTSNSSFGIYMPRFTGTIYELLSAPVGVAETLIGFVGAAMTKSLILAAIILLTARLFVDYSIAHPLLAVLYIMLVAAAFSLFGFILGIWADNFEKLGIIPMLFLTPLTFLGGTFYSIDMLPEPWDTIALANPIVYLVSGLRWTFYGSSDVNIWISFGITLAFLAACVAVIAYIFRTGWRLRP; this is translated from the coding sequence ATGATCGGCTGGCGTTCCACCTGGTCCATCTACACGCGCGAACTGATGCGCTTCCTGCGCACGGCCTTCCAGTCGGTGCTGGCGCCCGTGTTGACCACCTCGCTCTATTTCATCGTCTTCGGCGCGGCCATCGGGGGGCGGATGCCCGACCTCGGCGGAGTGGATTACGGCGCTTTCATCATTCCGGGCCTGCTGATGCTCACCCTGCTCGGGGAGACGACCAGCAATTCGAGTTTCGGCATCTACATGCCGCGTTTCACCGGTACGATCTACGAACTGCTGAGCGCGCCCGTCGGTGTGGCGGAAACGCTGATCGGTTTCGTCGGGGCGGCCATGACCAAGAGCCTGATCCTCGCCGCGATCATCCTGCTCACTGCGCGCTTGTTCGTGGACTATTCCATCGCGCATCCGCTGCTGGCAGTGCTCTACATCATGCTGGTGGCCGCGGCCTTCAGCCTGTTCGGATTCATCCTCGGCATCTGGGCGGACAATTTCGAGAAGCTCGGCATCATTCCCATGCTGTTCCTGACGCCGCTGACCTTCCTCGGCGGCACTTTCTATTCCATCGATATGCTGCCCGAGCCGTGGGACACCATCGCGCTGGCCAACCCGATCGTTTACCTCGTCAGCGGCCTGCGCTGGACCTTCTACGGAAGCAGCGACGTGAACATCTGGATCAGCTTCGGCATAACGCTCGCCTTCCTCGCCGCCTGTGTCGCCGTGATCGCCTATATTTTCCGCACCGGATGGCGATTGCGCCCCTGA
- a CDS encoding ABC transporter ATP-binding protein, protein MNEPILELDGLSKVYPGGLKALDNVDLTIRKGEIFALLGPNGAGKTTLIGAVCGLVRPTSGTIRAFGHDMASDWRKARARIGLVPQELSTDMFEPVQRAVAYSRGLFGLAPDPARIEEILRSLSLWDKRDTRIMALSGGMKRRVLIAKALAHEPDLLFLDEPTAGVDVELRKGMWAIIDQMRDRGVTVILTTHYIEEAEEMADRVGIIRKGQIIMVDEKDAMMARLGRTEAHIALAQPMAELPPALAGYPIEIEEGGTSLCYRGGDGTGRGKEEVADVTKALIASGIDYTGIDIRESSLEDIFVSLLGEEQAA, encoded by the coding sequence ATGAACGAACCGATCCTCGAGCTTGACGGCCTTTCCAAGGTCTATCCCGGCGGGCTCAAGGCCCTCGACAATGTCGACCTGACGATCCGCAAGGGCGAGATTTTCGCTCTGCTGGGACCCAATGGCGCGGGCAAGACGACGCTGATCGGGGCGGTCTGCGGACTGGTCAGGCCGACAAGCGGCACGATCCGGGCGTTCGGCCACGACATGGCCAGCGATTGGCGCAAGGCGCGCGCGCGGATCGGGCTGGTGCCGCAGGAACTCTCCACCGACATGTTCGAGCCGGTCCAGCGCGCGGTCGCCTATTCGCGCGGCCTGTTCGGCCTCGCGCCCGATCCGGCGCGGATCGAGGAGATCCTGCGTTCGCTGAGCCTCTGGGACAAACGCGACACGCGGATCATGGCGCTTTCGGGCGGTATGAAGCGGCGCGTGCTGATCGCCAAGGCGCTGGCGCACGAACCCGACCTCCTCTTCCTCGACGAACCCACCGCGGGTGTCGATGTCGAACTGCGCAAGGGTATGTGGGCGATCATCGACCAGATGCGTGACCGCGGCGTGACGGTCATCCTCACCACCCACTACATCGAGGAGGCGGAGGAAATGGCCGACCGCGTCGGCATCATCCGCAAGGGCCAGATCATCATGGTCGACGAGAAGGACGCCATGATGGCGCGGCTTGGCCGGACGGAAGCGCATATCGCGCTCGCCCAGCCGATGGCCGAACTGCCGCCTGCGCTGGCAGGCTACCCAATCGAGATCGAGGAGGGCGGCACATCGCTCTGCTATCGCGGCGGGGATGGCACCGGGCGCGGCAAGGAAGAGGTGGCCGATGTGACCAAGGCGCTGATCGCCAGCGGGATCGACTACACAGGCATCGACATTCGCGAGAGCAGCCTTGAAGACATCTTCGTCTCCCTGCTCGGAGAGGAGCAGGCGGCATGA